A window from Telopea speciosissima isolate NSW1024214 ecotype Mountain lineage chromosome 8, Tspe_v1, whole genome shotgun sequence encodes these proteins:
- the LOC122670994 gene encoding probable aspartic proteinase GIP2, giving the protein MAPPSLQFLLSSSLLVLLLASLSNAKHSFRPKALVLPISKDASTLQYLTRINQRTPLVSVTVVVDLGGQSLWVDCDQGYNSSTYYPARCHSSQCSLANSLGCSECYSAPKPGCNNNTCGVIIDNTVTRTATTGQLGSDVISIQSTDGSTPGRVVTVSKFLFACAPTSLLEGLASGAKGMSGLGRTRISLPSQFASAFSFNKTFAICLSSSTSSNGVLFFGSGPYKFLQNVDASTNLIYTKLYINPVSTASAYSSGDASAEYFIGVNSINVSGNAVPLNKSLLSINSSDGYGGTKISTVNPYTVMETSIYKAVTKAFIKAAVARNITRVGAVSPFGVCFSSQNVGSTRVGPAVPTIDLVLESENVYWRIFGANSMVQVGNNVLCLGFMDGGSNPRTSIVIGGYQLEDNLLQFNLANSKLGFSSSLLFRQTTCANFNFTSSA; this is encoded by the coding sequence ATGGCTCCTCCTTCTCTCCAATTCCTGCTCTCATCTTCTCTACTTGTGCTGCTCCTCGCTTCTCTGTCCAACGCAAAACACTCCTTCCGCCCCAAGGCACTGGTCCTTCCTATCTCCAAAGATGCTTCCACACTCCAATACCTCACCCGTATCAACCAGAGGACACCACTCGTGTCCGTCACTGTCGTCGTCGATTTGGGAGGGCAGTCCTTATGGGTTGATTGCGATCAAGGTTACAACTCATCCACTTACTACCCGGCTCGTTGCCACTCCTCCCAATGCTCCCTCGCTAATTCCCTCGGGTGCAGCGAATGCTATTCTGCTCCTAAGCCCGGCTGCAACAACAACACCTGCGGTGTCATCATAGACAACACCGTCACTCGCACCGCCACCACCGGACAACTCGGTTCTGACGTGATTTCAATCCAATCCACCGATGGATCCACCCCTGGTCGGGTGGTGACCGTATCTAAATTCCTCTTCGCTTGCGCCCCTACCTCCCTCTTGGAAGGCCTCGCCAGCGGCGCAAAAGGAATGTCTGGATTGGGTCGAACCCGCATCTCCTTACCCTCTCAGTTCGCTTCCGCTTTTAGCTTCAACAAGACATTCGCTATCTGTCTCTCGTCTTCCACCTCATCCAACGGTGTCTTATTCTTCGGTAGTGGACCCTATAAATTCCTCCAGAACGTTGATGCCTCCACGAATCTCATCTACACCAAACTATACATCAACCCCGTCAGCACCGCATCGGCTTACTCATCAGGTGATGCTTCCGCGGAGTACTTCATCGGAGTCAACTCCATCAATGTCAGCGGCAATGCTGTACCACTCAACAAATCCTTGTTGTCCATCAACAGCAGTGATGGCTACGGTGGGACCAAGATCAGCACCGTCAATCCATACACCGTGATGGAGACATCAATTTATAAAGCCGTTACAAAGGCTTTCATTAAGGCGGCGGTGGCCAGGAACATCACCAGAGTTGGGGCTGTGTCACCATTTGGGGTGTGCTTTAGCTCGCAGAACGTCGGTAGCACACGAGTTGGACCGGCGGTGCCGACGATCGATTTGGTGTTGGAGAGCGAGAATGTGTACTGGAGGATCTTTGGGGCAAACTCGATGGTTCAGGTGGGCAATAATGTGCTCTGTCTTGGGTTCATGGATGGAGGGTCGAATCCCAGGACATCTATAGTGATTGGTGGGTATCAGTTGGAAGACAACCTGTTGCAGTTCAATCTAGCCAATTCAAAGCTTGGGTTCAGTTCATCTCTGCTCTTTAGGCAAACCACATGCGCCAACTTTAACTTCACCTCCTCTGCTTAG